The segment cctctttctcgtaaaaacctcgtaagcttacgaggaaattgcgaggcccgtcccaaattaaacgataaattagcgaggcccgtctttttgtTACTCGTAAAACCCTCGTAACATTACGAggaattgcgaggcccgtcccaaataaACGATGAAAttcgaggcccgtctttctgttcctcgtaaatgcttcgtaagttacgagttattaacgaggttattttctaaacctctaaactctaaaccccaaaccttaaaccccatcttttcttatattctacttcatatattcataacatatcaaacctcaaaatttataaccacaattctttaacttctaatatcaatctcttcttctaatttaaacttatacaaatcaaattatttatttaaatataatcatttgaagatttgaaaatatatcttttgaagatttaaaaatataatcttttgaagatttgaaaaatataatcattgaagattgaaaatataatcttttgaagatttaaaaatataatcttttgaagatttgaaaattattaatggggtttggagttttgggatttagacaaaagagataagaaagatggggtttggggtttagggtttaggggtttagacaacatatctcgttaaaacctcgtaaacctacgaggaaataacgaggaaaaaaaaaaaaaaaaaaaagcctcgttaattccacgtaagcttacgaggtcgttacgacgatttgtgcttacgtggaattaccgaggcccgtgtatttctttttttctactttcctcgtcgtatttcgtcgtaaattacgaggaattaacgaggttttctttctaaacctctaaaatcaaaaaccccaaaccacaaacaccatctttcctatcttctactcttcatattccaattCCAAACCTCAatcctttatttttcattcaaaacctcaaacctcaatattcttaacatttcaaacctcaaaatttataatcacaattctttaaattctaatatcaatctcttcttcctaatttaaacttatacaaaatcaaattatttatttaaatataatcatttgaagatttgaaaataatatcaatttttgaagatttgaaaatataatcttttgaagatttaaaaatataatcttttgaagatttgaaaatataatcatttgaagatttgaaaatataatcttttgaagatttaaaaatataatctttgaagatttgaaaattattaatggggttttggagtttgggatttagacaaaagagataagaaagatgggggttggggtttagggtttagggttttagacaacatatctcgttaaaacctcgtaaacctacgaggaaataacgaggaaataaaaaaaaaaaaagcctcgttaattccacgtaagcttacgaggtcgttacgacgtttgtgcttacgtggaattaacgaggcccgtgtatttctttttttctactttcctcgttatttcgtcgtaaattacgaggaattacgaggtttctttctaaacctctaaaatcaaaaaccccaaaccacaaacaccatctttcctatctctactcttcatattccaatccaAACCTCAatcctttatttttcattcaaaacctcaaactcaatatttttttttataatcgaatcacatgcattaagtctgaaaatcaatcatcatttaaacacacaaatacatcaatcagatacattttcgtcatcactagaaacatcatcattttcattaaactcgtcttcaacagcttcatctgtgccatcgtcggtaagatcttcatactcatgattatgcggatcaatgagaagaatgtcatcaatttgttgttcaggttcctcgacttcatttatctgtttctttgcaatggtggttcttctccacttatgattcgtcctcgaggtgtaactttgatcacggataaccaatttattcccgattctctcatccgagggtatggaaggtagctaacttgatctgcttgtgaagctaagatgaaaggctcgaatttgttgtacctgaaaataaagaaaacatagaaataagCTTATTCTActcatgtatgccaaataaagAATTGTTGTACCTTCTtccaccattgacatcaactacaccgaatttgttaaccgaacacctctgttgacgacggggtcgaaccactcacatttgaagaggacgcatttcagcttcaatatccctggaaattccacttcgataatctctgtcaagataccgtagaaatcggtttcccctttcacacatattccatagttactggttgcccgctgtctaccatactcatatgtgtgaaaagtatagcctcgtgtgaaatacatctgtgaagtggtgacctttacatgtggagattgaattactcatgtaaccacttaggataatctgcatcgtcgtcaaaatcaacctgcaaaaacaaagtgaacgttaaaatacaaatcatttatgaataaagagtttgagttaatacctgactcttcaaccattttataaagtgttgatctttccttttgtacgtcagttgtggatataccagggaatgtttcttcgacttgtgaaaACAATAGGCTTGTAAAAtcactttttatattaattaatatttggcaattatatatatgtgttaatttatatatacgtgtccatttatgttacctttcaaataacgaatcaatggatcctcacaattaagtagaatataggtgtgtgcactatgagcgtcttcttcactcgaccaccaaacctcttttgattttccacccagtcgcccaatctggctaaagatgtctggaaaacaccagcaactgcgtatgttggcgcgacaccaccatcatcatatctccttggagctcttttccgagtacgtacttttgacgcaaagtagtacgatgtgaagtgagaagtttcttccgtcaaacttccagcaattatagaaccttcaacctttgcaaggttctttgcttttcccttcaaatatttcatggctcgctcatactgatacatccatccgtaatgtacaggtccacgaagcaatgcctcatatggaaggtggacagctagatgctccattacgtcaaaaaacccaggaggaaatatcttctccaagttgcacaataagatgggaatgttctcttgaagctgttccacgacttctactttaagggtgcgggtgctcagatccctgaaaaatgctccaatgccttgtatattccaaaaacaattatacacatattagtcatatatatttcaaactaaatcattatatataaaataactgcaataataaatatagtacctgcaagtgcttcatgtacgtttgtaggaagtagctccgcaaaagcaaagggaagtagtcgttgcataaagacatgacagtcatgactcttcatcccagagaacttttgacccttttcaacgcatctagacagatttgaaacatacccatcggggaatttcacttctgatgctacccagttgaacaacaccgactttttttctgaagacaatctgaatatcggaacaggaacttgcccattgctgtttatatgtaactcgcttcttgagcaaatatccggcaagtctaaccttgattttatgttgtcttttgtcttccccgggacattcaatattgtattcatgatgttctcaaagaaattcttctctatatgcatcacatcgaggttgtggcgcagaagaagatccttccaatatggcaactcccaaaatatactcttcttgtgccagttgtgatgaacaccgtaagaatcaggcatattagggggaacatgccaattaccaccacgaggaactgtttccaaaactccatagtaatcgagttgcttttcagtttcttctccagttaaatatggaggaggagtgtctctcacaacccttttgtgcctaaacaatgtcttgtttcttcggtacggatggccaatgggaagaaatctacgatgacaatcgaaccaacttgtcttcctcccattcttcagttgaaacgcatctgtcgctccattacaatatggacaagctaatctcccatgtgtagtccatcccgacaacatcccataggcaggaaagtcacttatggtccacaaaagcatcgctcgcatcgtgaaattcgtcttcgttgagcagtcatacgtcctctcccctgttgaccacaaatccttcaactcttttatcagtggttgcaggaaaacatccagcgaccttttaggatgtttcggaccaggtattaatatggtcaagaatagcaactcccgttgcatgcacatctccggtggcaggttgtatggcgtaagaaagactggccacaatgaatattgtctccctgacattccgaatggactaaatccatctgtgcataatccgagatacacattccggatattgctagcgaattccggatatactttgttaaaatgtttccaggctcttgcatctgatggatgtgtcatctcaccatccgtctgagtatgctcggcatgccatctcatctttccagcagtctgctctgattggtacaatcttttcaatctgtctgtaattggtaggtaccacatcctttggtacggtaccctattacgtccccgtccttgcggcttgaatcgtggcttcttgcagaatcgacattcttctaacttctcatcatttccccagtagatcatgcagttgtcgatgcaaacatctatcatctccgaaggcaacccaagactatacaccagtttctgaatctcataataagaatcagcagacacattgtcttccggcaaatactctttgaacaagtctgcccattcattcatgcaactttccggtagatt is part of the Raphanus sativus cultivar WK10039 chromosome 5, ASM80110v3, whole genome shotgun sequence genome and harbors:
- the LOC130495171 gene encoding uncharacterized protein LOC130495171, producing MSGSGNVYELRRWMYMHRDANGRVTKEYIAGLETFMHQADSTPLALESGKMFCPCRKCNNSKLANRENVWKHLINRGFTPNYYIWFQHGEGYNNYDQNEASSSNSNFQEEPVALHLHNEPSYHQEEQMVDFDRVHDMVTDAFVAHDEDEEPNIDAKKFYEMLNAANQPLYSGCREGLSKLSLAARMMNIKTDHNLPESCMNEWADLFKEYLPEDNVSADSYYEIQKLVYSLGLPSEMIDVCIDNCMIYWGNDEKLEECRFCKKPRFKPQGRGRNRVPYQRMWYLPITDRLKRLYQSEQTAGKMRWHAEHTQTDGEMTHPSDARAWKHFNKVYPEFASNIRNVYLGLCTDGFSPFGMSGRQYSLWPVFLTPYNLPPEMCMQRELLFLTILIPGPKHPKRSLDVFLQPLIKELKDLWSTGERTYDCSTKTNFTMRAMLLWTISDFPAYGMLSGWTTHGRLACPYCNGATDAFQLKNGRKTSWFDCHRRFLPIGHPYRRNKTLFRHKRVVRDTPPPYLTGEETEKQLDYYGVLETVPRGGNWHVPPNMPDSYGVHHNWHKKSIFWELPYWKDLLLRHNLDVMHIEKNFFENIMNTILNVPGKTKDNIKSRLDLPDICSRSELHINSNGQVPVPIFRLSSEKKSVLFNWVASEVKFPDGYVSNLSRCVEKGQKFSGMKSHDCHVFMQRLLPFAFAELLPTNVHEALAGIGAFFRDLSTRTLKVEVVEQLQENIPILLCNLEKIFPPGFFDVMEHLAVHLPYEALLRGPVHYGWMYQYERAMKYLKGKAKNLAKVEGSIIAGSLTEETSHFTSYYFASKVRTRKRAPRRYDDGGVAPTYAVAGVFQTSLARLGDWVENQKRFGGRVKKTLIVHTPIFYLIVQQIRAFHLSFTSRSS